GCACCAAGGAGCCGAGCGTGACCTGCTTGGGACGCAGCAGCACACACCAGTGCTCGTACTCGTGGATGAGCGTCTGGGGATAACCAAACTTGGTCATCGTCTCGTTCATCTCGCCCTTACTCCTCGGTTGGCTAGGCTCACGGGCTTGGCCAGGTCGCGACCACCTTGGCCGCATGCGCTAAATCGGCCGCATCATCGACCTCGCACCAGCTTAGGCCTTCGATCGAACACACGCCGACGTGGCCCTGCGGCGCCAACGCATCGATCGCAGACAGGTACCAGCGCTTTAGACCGCTCTCGTCGCGCATCATTCGATCGAGTTGGGCGCTGAAGACGGCAGGACCGTCGCCGCGAAAGGTCATCAGTCCAATCGATTCGGCGTTGACGGGGGCATCGCCAAGCTGCTTACCGACGCGTTCCAGGCGCCCCCCCTGCTCCACCACCTTCATGTCGTCGTCGTCGTACTCACCCTTGCGATCGATACAGAGGGTCACCGCGTGATCGGCAGGCGAGTCGAGCAAGCGTTGCAGGAC
The sequence above is a segment of the Pseudomonadota bacterium genome. Coding sequences within it:
- a CDS encoding phosphocholine cytidylyltransferase family protein gives rise to the protein MKAIILSAGQGRRLLPLTENTPKCALDVAGRTALEWQLSQIAQTDIDQVVVMTGFRAPVVEAITQAFTEVAVRTTHNPFYAACDNLGTCWLARPEMTGEFVIMNGDTLFEAAVLQRLLDSPADHAVTLCIDRKGEYDDDDMKVVEQGGRLERVGKQLGDAPVNAESIGLMTFRGDGPAVFSAQLDRMMRDESGLKRWYLSAIDALAPQGHVGVCSIEGLSWCEVDDAADLAHAAKVVATWPSP